One genomic window of Solanum dulcamara chromosome 12, daSolDulc1.2, whole genome shotgun sequence includes the following:
- the LOC129875672 gene encoding uncharacterized protein LOC129875672 — protein sequence MVRNPSKDGQCMAMTTRSGKVLSDLVIVGTEQMKDTTSEIDEHARRHIYKKVEAKVDHPLPPLHKPPPLFPQRLKKKAEDGKFLKFISMLKEISVYIPLVESLEKGPGYTKFMKDLVTKKRTVSFETADNLHHCSAIVTMSLVEKKENQGAFTIPCTIGDFDFARSLCDLGAIINLMPLDIYKQLGLGGPKSTSM from the exons ATGGTGCGAAATCCTAGTAAAGATGGCCAATGCATGGCAATGACAACAAGGAGTGGTAAGGTACTTTCTGACCTTGTTATTGTAGGTACTGAGCAAATGAAGGATACAACTTCTGAGATTGATGAACATGCACGGAGACATATCTATAAG AAAGTTGAAGCAAAGGTAGATCATCCATTGCCACCTCTTCATAAGCCGCCACCACTATTTCCCCAAAGACTAAAGAAAAAGGCTGAGGATGGAAAGTTTCTGAAGTTTATTTCTATGCTTAAGGAGATATCGGTCTATATCCCATTGGTGGAATCACTAGAGAAAGGGCCAGGTTATACCAAGTTCATGAAGGATTTAGTTACAAAGAAGAGAACAGTCTCTTTTGAGACAGCCGACAATCTACATCATTGCAGCGCCATTGTTACAATGTCCTTggttgaaaagaaagaaaatcagGGCGCATTCACCATACCTTGCACAATTGGTGATTTTGATTTCGCAAGGTCTCTATGTGATTTGGGGGCTATTATCAACCTTATGCCGCTAGATATCTACAAACAGTTGGGCTTGGGTGGCCCTAAATCGACTTCTATGTGA